The DNA region CCGGCTTATCATGAAGCATTTGACATGACCTATGCCTGGAGTGCCTATGGATTATTTAAAGACATTTCTGCCGGATATAAATCCGTTATAGAGCTTGATGCCTATCGTATGAGAGAAATGAAACGCTATGATAAAGAAAATCTTCGCATGCTTTTCTTAGCCAATCATGATGAAAATTCCTGGTCTGGGACAATGCTTAAACATTTTCCCGCATCATATAAGGCAATGACGGTACTCACTTATGCTTTGCCTGGTATGCCACTCACATACAGTGGACAGGAAGCTTTGAACAGCAGTCAACTGGCATTCTTTGATAAAGATCAGATAGATTGGAAGACGACTGAAATGGATGCTTTATATAAGCTTCTTAATGAGTTGAAGAAGGAAAATCCTACCTTGTATAATGGCATTTATGGTGGCTCATTTAGTAAAGTGCCTAATAGCAAACCATATCAGATATATTCCGTGTCAAGAGAGAAGGATCAGGATCAGGTAATATTTATCATCAACCTTACTCACGAAACAGCAGAATTTAAACTAAGCGGCATTGATGGCGAATATCAGAATTGCCTTTCAGGAGATAAGGTCACTCTCTCCCGTGATACTTTGTTATCATTTAAAGGCTGGGATTATTTGATATATAAAAAACATTGATCCAATAAAATTATTTGACATAATCCAGATAAAAATAGCAAGTTGTACCTGTAGCTAATTGATCTGGAGGTAATAATGAAATACTTACTTATAATAATCTTGTCATTGTTTTTGATTTGTGGATGCACAGTTAAAACAACAGCGGAAAATACTATTACGGATGGTGATGCCGATTGGTATGCCAGCCAGGTTGAAGACAGCATAATTCAGGCAAATTCAGCTTTTGCTTTGGATCTGCTAAAGAAATTGAGCGAAACAGATAACGAGAATATTTTTTTCTCCCCATTATCATTATCAATTGCTCTTTCAATGACGCTTAATGGAGCTGTTGGCAATACACTTGTTGAAATGCAGAATGTGCTGCATTTTAGTGAATATTCTGTAGCAGAACTCAATGAACAAAATCAGCATTTGATAAGAAGCCTGATAGACGTTGATCCCTGTATTGAACTGGGTCTGGCAAATTCTATCTGGATAAAGCAGAATTTCCCAGTCAAAGAAGATTTTATCTCAGTTAAAGAAGAATATTATGAATCTCAAGTTTTTCCTGACCTTCCTTTTAATGATGACACTATTATTGCTATCAATAACTGGGCAAGCGCTCAGACTAATGGCAGAATATCAAATCTACTGACATATATTGATCCATTGGAAGTCATGTTTTTGATCAATGCAATCTACTTCAATGCTGATTGGACTTACAGCTTTCATCCAGATAACACTGAATATGACCTTTTTTTAACTGCCAACCAGGAAATAGTACCAGTGCCATTTATGCAAAGTGATGGTTTGGATTTTACTTATTTATGGGATGAAGACTTTGCAGCAGCAAGATTGCCGTATAGTAATGGTGATATGTCTATGTATATATTTCTTCCAGATTATGATATAAATTTATCGGACTGGATACAAAGTCTGGAATATGATACATTTAACGATTGGTTTGCTAATTTTATTCCCTTACCGGAAAATCTTGAAGAAGGTATTGTTTTTAAATTACCTACCTTTGAAGTAAATTACAATAAAAGTTATAAGGAGATATTAATTGCTCTGGGAATGGTTGATGCTTTTTCTCTTGCTGCTGATTTCTCTGAGATGGCTTATGTTTCAGATGAATTATATGTCTCAAGAGTTAAACAGAATGCCTGGATAACAGTTAATGAAGCAGGGACTGATGCTGCCGCAGTTACAATAGTGGGAATGGCATGCGGAATAATGGAATACATATTCGATGCCCATAGACCATTTCTCTATTTGATCAGGGATGATCGCAATGGAAGTTTACTTTTTATGGGGATTATGAGTGATCCCTCCCAGGATTGATTATATAAGCGGATTACTCGTATTCCTGTAAATCAGATACTAATTGTGCATATATTTCTATAATTTGCAGTAAATTAGCCTGCAACTCCTCAAGTGTTTTCACATATAGTAATTTCTCGATCAATTGCTGTTTTTCTATAGGAAAATCACGATGCAGATAGCGCATACCAAAATCATGTTTTGCTGGTCGGTATTTGATATTCATAAGTGAAACAATGCGACTTACGAGTGAGATATAAAGGGCAAAAGCATCAATTTTATTATTGCGATATATCTGCTTCTGAACATCTTTGAAGGTAAATGGCAGATAGGTTTTAACCATTTTAAGCTGATCCTGGCATTTCTTTTTGATAATATCTTCTGGAGTGGGAGTGCCATCAATGTAATCTTTTTTATCGAACCAGACTATAGCATTTCCATGACGGTCTGATTCCAGAAAGCGGTTGCCAGCGGATTCTTTTTCGATCAGGAAGTCCACATAAAACATCTCAGGACAATTATCTATGATGTAAAAGCACTGTGAATGACCATGCCAGTTAGGCTCTGGTATCCTGAACTTATGCTTGATCCCGTAATTATCTTTCAAGTATGTTTCCACTTTGGCAAATATCTCATCGATAGCATCATCTTCTGAGATAACAGCAAGATCAAGATCACTGTATTCATCAAAATAGCCAGTTGCCAGTGAACCACCTTCCCAGGCAGTTATCACCTTCTCATCAGCTTCCAGCAATTGTTTGATTTCTGCTCTAATTTTAGTATTAAATTCGTTCATTATTTCTCCTTATTCGTTTCCTTAAGATTCTTTATCCTGTCCTTTAAGTGCTTTGCATATTCCTCATCACTGGTAGCCGGGTTTTTGGTATCAACCAGCCACAGCTTACAGGGCAACTCCTCACAGTCCATACAGGTCTTATAACCCTTTTGTTCAATGCATTCATAGATAGGGCAGACCTCTTTATTAATATACTTCGCCCATGATATCTTTCCTTTCAATTGATGGCATCCTGCACATTCAGTGCCTAAAGCATGACATTCAGTTTCGCAATATACTCCGCATACAGTTATCATTTTTATTTCTCCTGCATATAATATTTGTTCCAGGCAATATTTTTTGAATATTCTGGCAATATTTTTTTTACTCATGCCTGGCAGAAATTAAGTAGGACTTGCACCACAGGTGGTACTCCGGAATCCATCCTCCGCCAAGGCTACGGCAAGATCTACGAGGAACGTGAACTACGTTCAGATATCAATAGTAGTATATAATTATAGGGATGGTTTGTAGTTGGTCGTTATCGGCGTCTCTACTTGGAAATACCCGGTCATGCACGTCTAACATAGTAACAAGTTTTATTTCAAATCAGAGTAAAGACCGGATATTAAGATAATATTTGACATAATTTTAAATATATTTGATATTCGACACAGTAATATACATAAGATTTTAAAAATTAATATACAGAGATATGATTATTAGAGCAGAATCTATTTATTTTAAAAAAAAATAAATAGGGTTGTTTTTTTTTAAAGGAGTAATTATGGAATATTCTGGTACATTAGGAGAATTTGAAACGTTAATCTTAGCGGAGTAATAGGTGAAACTATATAGTGTGAGAAGTTTTCAGGAAATTTATTGTTTGGCAGTAAAAAGAGTTAATGTAAATAAAAATACTTCAGCTCATTTATTGATGCCCATCTTTTTAACTCGTTTATTGAAGTTTATTGAATATTAGAAGAATTATGATTCTATTTGATCACAATAATCTGAAGACTACAGAAACATACATTCAGGTAACAAAACCGGTTTATAAGAATTACTATCTTTGTGAGATTTGCAATATAAAGATAAGTGAGAAAAGCGAATTGTATATTAATTCACATAGGGTTTGGATTAATTACGAAAAGGGTTTTATCCAAAAGCAATTAACCTTAACTATAGTAGTTTTTCTACAGCTCTTTTGAATGACGTAGGTATAGATGTTAAGCGAAATGACAAATAACGGAAGTAAAATTGTAGAACAAAAAAAGGAATAACAAAGATAAAAAAGAATTAGGAGGAAGCGATTATGAATAAACAAACAAGAGTTAATTTATATACGATATTTATTTTAATATTATTGTTTATCTATCAAATAGCATATGCTACATCTTCAAAAGATAATATCTATCGCTATTGGATTCCTTATGTTGATACTTTTCACATCGGAGCTAGTGTAACTCAAAATTATTTGGAAATTTATGCTTTCGAAGATAGTACTTTTATTCAGGTTGAAACTGATAGTTTTTACTTAAATACTGGAGTTACAAGGATAATTGAAAGACCATTATTATGTGAGGGACTACAAATAATTTCAAATAAACCAATACAACTTCAATATTATTTTCTTACAGGACATTATGGGATATATGAAGATGGTCTTATTATGTACTATATACTTGAAGAGAGTTTTTTGGGAACAGAATACTGGATCCCAACACCTAATACATTAATTTCAGTACTAGCAACTCAGGATAATACATACATAACTGTGGGTGATGATAGTTATAATCTGAGCATAGGTCAGACCGAACGATTATATACTATTCCAGCGGGAAGTTGTGTAAGCAGTGATAAGCCAATTATGATAGTTGCAGTAAATTATACCAGTGACCACTACGGGTCCACCTTTGCTTATGAGATATACCCGACAACTTTTTTGGGCACAAATTATTTCTGCCCTCATCAACATCCTTACTCATATCAATCGTCATCAGACTCAACTATGCTGTATGTCATGGCCCCTTGGGATTCTACATCAGTAACTGTAGATTCGGTTGTATTCGAACTAAATCAAGGAGATTACATTGCCAATACCTGTTCAACAGAGGTGAGTATCAATAGTACAAAACCTGTTTATTCCATATATCTAAGTGATATTTATGCCCGAGATCCTTGGGCTAGTGACTACCGTCATTACAGTTATGCTTTGTCATTATTACCATTTGAATTAGGAATAAGAGAAGCAATAATCGAACCATATAATACAAGTGGTCATGGTTTTCCAAGTTGCGAAGTTTGTATAGTCTCCCTGGAGGATAATAATAATATAATCCTTCTTACCGACGGCATACCAGTGGACAGTTTGTTTTTACATTATAAAGAGAGAGCTTATTTACATGAAGGAGAAGTGGATGGATGGACCACAATGCCACTGCTTATCCAAGCGGAAGCATCAATTCAGGTAACTAAGACATTTCGTAAATGGTGGAATGGTATTAGCGAAAGTTCGTCAGGTAATACTGTTTTAGGTAGAAAACCATTTCAACATGATGTAGGCGTCGTAGAGATAATTGTACCTGACGAAGAAGTTCCTATTGATATAGAAATTCTACCTACAGCAATTATTAAGAATTTTGGACTGAATGTTGAAACATTTACGACCAGTTTCTTAATCGGAGATATTTATTCTGATAGCCAGATAGTAACTCTTGTACAAAGTGAAAAAGATACAATCAGTTTTTCCGATTGGGTTGCAAACCCGGCAGGTACTCATATAGTAACATGTACCACTATCTTAGAGGAGGACGAGCACTCATCTAATAATATGAAAACATCACAAGTTACTATTAATCAAGGTGTTGGACCATTAATATATGGTATTTCACCAAATTATGGCGGAAATACTGGTTCACTAACTGTAGAAATCACTGGATCTGGCTTTGAGCCAGAAGCAATAGTGAAACTCACTAAAGAAGGTCAGCAAGATATAATTGCTTATGCATCAATGACTACGATTATTGACACTTCCAATATTATCGTTACCTTCGATTTGATAGAACAAGAGTTGGGTACGTGGAATATTGTAATAACTAACTCTGATGGGTATTCTGGAACTTTTTTTAATGGTTTTGAGATTGGAGAAGGAATAGACAATTTGATTATTGATATTATTGGGAGTACAAACGTTTTAGTTGGAGATGAAGAAATCCTTTGGATTTATGTTGAAAATACTGGAAATATAAATGCGGATCTACTTACTATAGAAATTATTGCGTCTTCAAATGGATTAATTTCTCACTTTCCTACAGATATGTTTATTTGGAGTATTGCACCTGAAGACACAACATTCAGCGATACACTTGGATATATTGGATACAATTATCCTCCTAACGATATAAAATTGTTCCCTTTTAAACTTACAGCTGTAAATGGAGGTTCACTATATTTGACTTACCAAGCATCAATTTACAAGCATAATGACAATTCAATATCTTCGAGAGTGATTTCTAACATTAAAGCAGATAATTTAGATAAAAAATTACATAGCAGAGAGTTCCCACCGCCACCACCACCGGAAGGTTCTATTGTATTTCAAGGTAATTACTTATGGCCAAAATGGGAATGGGGAACGGCTCATGTTGGTATCCTAATTTATATTGAAGGTCAACCATGTGTATGGGAAAATCTAAATGATAATGTTGGTACTCAATTTACATCTTGGTATGATTTCTGCAAAAGAACATTTCCATTACATCCTTTACCTTTTTGGGAAAATTATGGTTTTTGGGATAAATATAATCCTAATTTAACTGATGATCAGATTTATCAGTTAAGAACATGGTGTCAAGAGAATGTAAATAGACCATATTCTCTTTTCTTTAAATGTACTGAAGCAATAGTCGAAGCATTTCAAGATGGGCTTGGGATAGATCTATTCTCATTTCAAGAGTGTATCACTGATTCACCTGCATTATATTACTATATATTAACTGGGAATGATTGGAATGGTATTATGGGCAATCTATATGCACTTACTGGTCTTTACATTAGAGAAAATATTCAAGAATATTGTGGTGAAATTTCGTTTATTACAGATCTCGAAATAGAGATAACAACTAGCCAATCTTGGGATCCAAATGATAAAGCCGGACTATTTGGATATGGTGAATTGGGTTATATCCAACAAAACCAACCACTTTACTATATAATCCATTTTGAAAATTTGGATACTGCTACTGCAAATGCACAAAATATCTGGATTACTGACACCCTTGATTTGAACCTTGATTGGTCAACTTTAACTTTTGATGAATCAAGTCATGAAGTTGAGACTACCATTGATTCGACTTCCAGACTTATCACCTGGTATTTTGAAGACATCAATTTACCTCCTAATATCAATTCACAAGAGGGTGAAGGCTGGGTGATGTTTCATGTTAATCAAAAACCAGATCTTCCAAGCGGGACTGAAATATTTAACCAGGCTTCAATTATTTTCGATTATAATGAACCCATGTTAACAGATAATATATTGAATACAATAGATGCGCAACCTCCAAGTAGTAATATAATTCAATTGTCACCTGAGCAACCATTATTAAGTTTTATAATTGACTGGTATGGGGAAGACGATGAAGCTGGTTCCAGTATAAAGGAATATTCGATTTATGTTTCAGATAACGGAGAACCATACACTCATTGGATTACTTCAGATTTGACTTCAGCAATCTTCTCTGGGCAAAACAAACACACATATCATTTTTATAGTGTTGCCAAAGATAATGTTGGTAATAGAGAGTCAATTCCTGCAGGTCATGACGCAATAACAACGATCAAGACAGCACCTACAATGGCGGTTTCACCAAGTCCGTTTGTTCCATCACGAGGGCATACTGAAATGACTTTTTTTGGTGCTAAAGTAGCAGGTTCAGAAATCAAAGTATATAATAAAGCAGGCGAGCATATAATTACCTTGAATGCCGGAGAGGACGAAGCTACAGTAATCTGGGATGGCAGAAGTAAAGATAATAAACCGGTCGCAAGTGGAGTATATATATGGGTGCTCACAACATCTTCGGGTAAGCAATACCGTGATAAATTTGCAATAATAAAGTAACTCATAATGAGTTACGAGGAGAAATAATGAAAAAGACAATGTCAATTCTGATGATCATATTTCTTTTTAGTATTTTTTATGCAGAAAAGCTCAATGCGGTTGGTGAAACGGGAGCACAGTTTTTAAAGATTGGAGTGGGAGCAAAAGCTTGTGCAATGGGTAAGGCCTTTGCTGGTATAGCTGATGATCCCAGTGCCATTTACTGGAATCCAGCAGGTTTAACTCAGATCACATCAGTAGAAATATTAGGGATGCAAAACTTCTGGTTACTGGATATGAGTTATCAATACTTGGCAATAATATTACCAACGAGAAAAGGGGTCTGGGGAACTGCAATATCATATTCGTCATCAGGTAATATACCTAAATATGAAAATTTCCAGAATATAGGAGAATATTCTGCTTTTGATGCTGCTGGCACTATTTCATATTCACTGAAATTGTTTCACCGATTGTCATCTGGTTTAGGAGTCAAATACATATATCAAAAAATAGAGGAAGAAACAGCTGAAGGATATGCAATAGATATAGGTTTGTATTATGATTCTTTAATATTAGAAGGATTCAATGTTGGTGTTGTTGTTCAAAACCTTGGCAAAGGAATCGAATTTATTAAAAGTGCTGATCCATTACCAAGAAATATCAAATGCGGGTTTGGCTATAAATATAAATTTATCACTTTAGGGGTGGATGTAAATGTGCCTAGAGACACTGATGTTTATTATAATGCAGGTGGTGAATTATTAATAAGAAAAACATTAGCAATTAGGGGAGGATATGATACATCAAGCACTTATTCTGCCGGAATTGGATTGAAAGTAGGGAGTTTTGATATTGATTATTCGTATATCCCCTATAAAGGAATTGATGATACACACCAAATATCAGTGAATCTTAAATTCTAATAACCAGGCGGAAAATTTCCTTATATAACCCAGTGAAGCAGAAGTTATCATTATCTGAACGAATTATTATTGTCCTTTATCTGCACCTCGTAGACCGTGCCGTAGCTTTAGCGAAGGATGGACCTGGAAATACCCGGCGGTGCACTTCAGGCATAGTGACAAGTTTTTATCAAATATGAGTAAAGACAGGATATTAAAATAATATTTGACATATTTTTAGAAATATGTGATATTTGACATATAAATATACATAAGATTTTATAAATAGTTATACAGAGAATTATTATTAGAGCAGTATCTATTTCTTATAAAAAGTAACTATGGTTGTTTAATCTAAGGAGAGTTTTTGAAATA from Candidatus Stygibacter australis includes:
- a CDS encoding nucleotidyltransferase domain-containing protein gives rise to the protein MNEFNTKIRAEIKQLLEADEKVITAWEGGSLATGYFDEYSDLDLAVISEDDAIDEIFAKVETYLKDNYGIKHKFRIPEPNWHGHSQCFYIIDNCPEMFYVDFLIEKESAGNRFLESDRHGNAIVWFDKKDYIDGTPTPEDIIKKKCQDQLKMVKTYLPFTFKDVQKQIYRNNKIDAFALYISLVSRIVSLMNIKYRPAKHDFGMRYLHRDFPIEKQQLIEKLLYVKTLEELQANLLQIIEIYAQLVSDLQEYE
- a CDS encoding serpin family protein, which encodes MKYLLIIILSLFLICGCTVKTTAENTITDGDADWYASQVEDSIIQANSAFALDLLKKLSETDNENIFFSPLSLSIALSMTLNGAVGNTLVEMQNVLHFSEYSVAELNEQNQHLIRSLIDVDPCIELGLANSIWIKQNFPVKEDFISVKEEYYESQVFPDLPFNDDTIIAINNWASAQTNGRISNLLTYIDPLEVMFLINAIYFNADWTYSFHPDNTEYDLFLTANQEIVPVPFMQSDGLDFTYLWDEDFAAARLPYSNGDMSMYIFLPDYDINLSDWIQSLEYDTFNDWFANFIPLPENLEEGIVFKLPTFEVNYNKSYKEILIALGMVDAFSLAADFSEMAYVSDELYVSRVKQNAWITVNEAGTDAAAVTIVGMACGIMEYIFDAHRPFLYLIRDDRNGSLLFMGIMSDPSQD
- a CDS encoding DUF3795 domain-containing protein yields the protein MSKKNIARIFKKYCLEQILYAGEIKMITVCGVYCETECHALGTECAGCHQLKGKISWAKYINKEVCPIYECIEQKGYKTCMDCEELPCKLWLVDTKNPATSDEEYAKHLKDRIKNLKETNKEK
- a CDS encoding PorV/PorQ family protein, which translates into the protein MKKTMSILMIIFLFSIFYAEKLNAVGETGAQFLKIGVGAKACAMGKAFAGIADDPSAIYWNPAGLTQITSVEILGMQNFWLLDMSYQYLAIILPTRKGVWGTAISYSSSGNIPKYENFQNIGEYSAFDAAGTISYSLKLFHRLSSGLGVKYIYQKIEEETAEGYAIDIGLYYDSLILEGFNVGVVVQNLGKGIEFIKSADPLPRNIKCGFGYKYKFITLGVDVNVPRDTDVYYNAGGELLIRKTLAIRGGYDTSSTYSAGIGLKVGSFDIDYSYIPYKGIDDTHQISVNLKF